A window from Xylanibacillus composti encodes these proteins:
- a CDS encoding Abi family protein, which yields MKPFKTFRQQLKILRSRGLIINNGSRATRILETENYYSLINGYKDIFLQVNNTGKVITPEQYKNGVTFEEIYYLFCFDRELRNILIEYLLKFESSIKSKISYRFSEEHKEPNAYLQMGNFSRDPGKLKKILQLIATISNLISKNADRNGPIKHYLDNHDGVPIWVLVNYLTIGNIQYFFDCLDSSLQNSIAKDFAIPFNKSYNLTIQFTSDELANVLKTVNYFRNVCAHEERLYSFRIHKPARSAQISNHLNINSSHLDRGNIFTVVSFLKLVIKKEDHKSLIRKLKRLFDNYNPKFSSVNITDVMNKMGFPANWESYY from the coding sequence ATGAAACCATTCAAAACCTTTAGACAGCAGTTAAAGATCCTAAGATCGAGAGGGCTAATCATTAATAATGGTTCGAGAGCCACTAGAATTCTCGAAACAGAGAATTACTATTCTCTGATTAATGGATATAAAGACATATTTCTTCAAGTAAATAACACTGGAAAGGTGATAACTCCTGAGCAGTATAAGAATGGAGTTACATTTGAGGAAATTTATTACTTGTTTTGTTTTGACCGCGAGTTGCGTAACATATTAATAGAATATCTATTGAAATTTGAAAGCAGCATCAAGTCGAAGATTTCATATAGGTTTTCGGAAGAGCATAAGGAACCTAATGCATACTTACAAATGGGGAATTTCTCCCGTGATCCAGGAAAGCTCAAGAAGATTCTGCAATTAATTGCAACCATTTCAAATTTGATTTCAAAAAACGCTGATCGGAACGGTCCTATTAAGCATTATTTGGACAATCACGATGGAGTGCCGATTTGGGTTCTTGTGAATTATCTAACAATTGGAAACATCCAATACTTTTTTGATTGTTTAGATTCATCTCTTCAGAACAGTATCGCAAAAGATTTTGCCATTCCATTTAACAAAAGCTATAATCTTACGATTCAATTTACGTCTGATGAATTAGCAAATGTTTTGAAGACAGTCAATTATTTCAGAAATGTTTGTGCGCATGAGGAGCGGTTATATAGCTTCAGAATTCATAAGCCCGCTAGGAGTGCACAGATTTCGAATCACCTAAATATAAATAGTTCGCATTTGGATAGAGGGAATATATTTACTGTTGTGTCGTTCTTGAAATTAGTTATTAAAAAAGAAGATCATAAGTCACTTATAAGAAAATTGAAACGTTTGTTTGATAATTACAATCCGAAGTTCTCGTCAGTGAATATTACAGATGTGATGAATAAGATGGGTTTCCCTGCTAACTGGGAAAGTTATTATTGA
- a CDS encoding GNAT family N-acetyltransferase has protein sequence MKIRLAEPYDIDSLVRMRWDFTYEHYPIIEASYGDFQEECSVFLHKAMSNGKWFIWVAELNDKIVSHIYIELIDKVPKPGRTTYPFVYMTNVYTIPEYRSKGIGGRLLKRIEEWGRENRHEFIMVWPSDDGVPFYARNGYIRCTEPMELSLGG, from the coding sequence ATGAAGATCAGATTGGCCGAACCTTACGATATTGATTCATTGGTTCGCATGAGATGGGATTTCACCTATGAGCATTATCCGATTATCGAGGCGTCTTATGGAGATTTTCAAGAGGAGTGCAGTGTTTTTTTGCATAAAGCCATGAGCAACGGTAAATGGTTCATCTGGGTGGCCGAGCTGAATGACAAGATTGTATCGCATATCTACATAGAGCTGATCGATAAGGTGCCCAAGCCAGGGCGAACCACATATCCATTTGTTTATATGACCAATGTCTACACGATTCCTGAGTATCGCTCGAAGGGGATTGGAGGGCGACTATTAAAGCGTATTGAAGAATGGGGCAGGGAGAATAGACATGAGTTCATCATGGTATGGCCGAGTGATGATGGTGTTCCATTTTACGCAAGGAACGGGTATATACGTTGTACGGAGCCTATGGAGCTGTCACTAGGCGGTTAA
- a CDS encoding recombinase family protein, producing the protein MNVVTYLRVSSEQQAERQLSIPAQREALERYALDRGWKIIREYVDEAKSAKSDDRPEFQRMIAAAQQTNKSFQAILVHKFDRFSRNRTDHVVYKALLKKQGIVVLSATEPTEPDTPHGLLLEGMLEVISEFYHMNLKHETIKGMKENALQGFHCGGRAPFGYRLVRTGSKVNYELGPDEEVKIIKQIFSMAAQGMGGKKIARFLNEQGIPAGRKWIASTILAILNNEAYLGHRVWNKKMETRGRNRPQSEWIISENSHPAIIDKKIWDAAQMELHLRRLKI; encoded by the coding sequence ATGAACGTAGTGACTTACCTACGTGTATCGTCTGAACAGCAAGCAGAACGTCAACTATCCATTCCAGCACAAAGGGAAGCTCTTGAACGCTATGCATTAGATCGGGGCTGGAAGATCATTAGGGAGTACGTAGATGAGGCGAAGTCCGCCAAGTCAGATGATCGACCAGAATTCCAACGAATGATTGCGGCGGCGCAACAGACCAACAAGAGCTTTCAAGCGATTCTGGTCCATAAGTTTGACCGCTTTAGTCGTAATAGAACAGATCATGTCGTATACAAAGCCCTGCTCAAGAAGCAAGGCATCGTTGTTTTATCAGCTACTGAACCGACTGAACCAGATACTCCCCATGGACTACTCCTAGAGGGAATGCTTGAGGTCATATCTGAGTTCTACCACATGAATCTTAAGCATGAAACCATTAAAGGCATGAAAGAGAATGCCCTACAGGGATTCCACTGTGGTGGACGCGCTCCATTCGGCTACCGATTAGTTAGGACGGGTAGCAAGGTCAATTACGAACTCGGACCTGATGAGGAGGTGAAAATTATCAAGCAGATATTCAGCATGGCTGCGCAAGGTATGGGTGGGAAGAAGATAGCCCGCTTTCTTAATGAGCAAGGAATTCCCGCTGGTCGAAAATGGATTGCATCGACCATACTAGCCATCCTAAACAATGAAGCATACTTAGGTCATCGAGTATGGAATAAGAAGATGGAAACGCGAGGACGCAATAGACCACAATCGGAATGGATTATATCCGAGAACAGTCACCCCGCTATCATTGATAAGAAGATATGGGATGCAGCCCAAATGGAACTGCATCTACGCAGACTAAAAATATGA
- a CDS encoding recombinase family protein: protein MKVAIYARVSSDRQAEKELSIPAQVKAIQQYCQERGYIIVNEYIEKGRSAKTDDREEFQKMIAVAKRSNRPFDAILVHKFDRFSRKRDDHVIYKALLAQVGVKVISVTEQTEAETPQDKLLEGMLEVMSEFFNANLATEVRKGMTQNAKQGYNNGGTPPYGYRTEHVAVGAQKTKAVWVLGPREEIDIVRWIFKQYAYGSMGYKKIANQLNEKGVPTQKGGQWSASTIRAIIFNESYIGRKVWNKQDYQTKGKKWRDRSEWVITENAHPSIITEELFNLCQERAKARNKGGGETYKPFHTWSYSPFWLRGIFICDKCGSRMVGNSTSTRRKGGGQRYYSCGGYQRKGKEFCPYVGWRKEQVETTVSNKIKTTLLRLSMDNQLQQEIERYSKEKNKYVLQSATTLENEINFLVKRIELMEQDMINGIGKPYYADIIQEMKAELTDKETELAILNSSVEEINVPDSYIATVKYDIQTILALMESEVPDPQLLNQVLKKYVANIFVHRASKIIHIKLQFVSEENALFEKTIAVQLT, encoded by the coding sequence ATGAAAGTAGCAATCTACGCCCGCGTATCATCAGACCGTCAAGCAGAAAAGGAGCTTTCCATTCCTGCACAAGTGAAGGCAATCCAGCAATATTGCCAAGAACGCGGTTACATCATCGTAAATGAGTATATCGAAAAAGGGAGGTCAGCGAAAACCGATGATCGTGAAGAGTTCCAGAAGATGATTGCCGTCGCCAAGCGCAGCAATCGTCCATTCGATGCTATTCTTGTTCATAAGTTTGATCGTTTCTCCCGCAAGCGTGATGATCATGTTATCTACAAAGCTTTACTTGCTCAAGTCGGCGTTAAAGTCATATCCGTTACTGAACAAACCGAAGCAGAAACGCCCCAGGACAAACTTCTGGAAGGTATGCTGGAGGTTATGTCCGAGTTCTTCAACGCCAACCTCGCCACAGAAGTGCGCAAGGGTATGACTCAGAACGCCAAACAGGGATATAACAATGGAGGCACTCCACCCTATGGCTATCGTACAGAACATGTTGCTGTCGGTGCTCAGAAGACAAAAGCTGTATGGGTACTTGGACCACGTGAAGAAATTGATATTGTACGCTGGATTTTTAAACAGTATGCCTATGGAAGTATGGGCTATAAGAAGATCGCAAATCAACTTAATGAGAAAGGAGTACCAACACAGAAGGGAGGTCAGTGGTCAGCCAGTACAATACGTGCCATTATTTTTAATGAATCATACATCGGGCGTAAAGTCTGGAATAAGCAGGATTACCAAACGAAGGGTAAAAAGTGGCGGGATCGCTCAGAGTGGGTGATTACAGAAAATGCTCATCCATCCATTATAACAGAAGAATTGTTCAACCTGTGCCAGGAGAGGGCTAAGGCACGTAATAAAGGTGGCGGCGAGACATATAAACCATTTCATACATGGTCTTATTCACCGTTTTGGCTACGTGGTATCTTCATTTGTGATAAATGCGGTTCTCGAATGGTAGGGAATTCCACATCGACACGAAGGAAAGGCGGTGGACAACGTTATTATAGTTGTGGTGGATATCAACGAAAAGGAAAGGAATTTTGCCCATATGTCGGCTGGAGAAAGGAGCAAGTTGAAACGACTGTTTCGAATAAAATTAAAACCACCTTGCTGCGATTGTCAATGGATAATCAGCTTCAGCAAGAAATTGAACGTTATTCAAAAGAAAAAAATAAATACGTTCTTCAATCTGCAACTACACTTGAAAATGAAATTAACTTTCTTGTCAAGCGCATTGAATTAATGGAACAGGACATGATAAATGGAATAGGAAAACCATATTATGCTGACATCATTCAAGAAATGAAAGCTGAGCTTACCGATAAAGAAACTGAATTAGCAATATTGAATAGTTCTGTAGAAGAAATAAATGTTCCCGATTCATATATTGCTACTGTTAAATATGACATCCAAACCATTCTTGCTTTAATGGAATCAGAGGTGCCCGATCCACAACTATTGAACCAAGTCCTTAAGAAATATGTTGCAAATATTTTTGTTCATAGGGCGTCCAAAATTATCCACATCAAACTGCAATTCGTATCAGAGGAAAATGCCTTATTTGAAAAGACCATCGCAGTACAATTAACATAA